The genomic interval ATTTCTGCTATTGGCCATTTCTGGCACCCTGGCTGCCCAGGGTGGACCGGGAAGACCAGGGCGTCAGAATAATTCTGTTAACAGGGGTTATGTTGATGCCAATAAAAACAATGTGTGTGACCGCTATGAAAATGGTAACGTCCCCGGTTCGCGGATGATGGGTCGAAGAAACGGTGGCGGTGGGACCTGCCTTTACCGAACAGGCAATGCCAATGTAAACAGGCCGGGACCTGGTTTAGGCAGACGTAGGTTCTGAATGATTCTCTAACCTTAAAATCAGATTTACCATGAAAACAAAACACGGAGTTTTGGTGCTGCTTGCATTCCCCGTTTTGATGTCGGCCATGTGCAATAAGGAAAAGGTGAGTACAAATAACAATACACAAATGGGCAATGGTTCAGGATATGGATTGAACCAGGCCTTTAATTTGCCCGCCGAACCACTTAGTGCACCAGAAAGCGAATCGTTGCTATACATGCGCGAAGAAGAAAAGCTGGCGCGGGATGTGTACAAAACCCTTTATGCAAAATGGGGCTCATTCGTTTTCTCCAATATACAATCCAGTGAACAAAGGCATATGGACGCGGTAAAAATGTTGATCAATAAATATGGACTTACTGATCCCGTTGTATCCGATGCCGTAGGTGTATTTACAAATACACATTTGCAACAATTGTATGATCAGTTGGTGGCAAAGGGATCTGTTTCCGTTGCCGAGGCATTTCAGGTGGGAGCAACCATTGAAGACCTGGACCTTTTTGACCTGGCTAAAGCCTTACAGGCCATCGACAATCAGGATATCCGGCTGGTATATGATAACCTGTCACGCGGAAGCCGTAACCACCTCCGTGCTTTTTATTCAAATATCCTGGCGCAGTCGGGTACCTATACTCCTCAGTTTATAGATCAGGTTCTGTTTGATTCCATCGTGAATAGTGGTGTTGAAACGGGAAGGGGATGCCAAACTGGGGGTCTGGATTGCATTACGTAATGACCGGGAAAACGCTTACCTTTGCCCGTCCTAAAACGGGGATGTAAGCTTCATGAAGAACATACGTAATTTTTGTATCATCGCGCATATTGATCATGGCAAATCGACCTTGGCAGACAGACTGTTACAGGTCACCAATACGATCAGCGAACGGGACATGATGGACCAGGTACTGGATGACATGGACCTGGAACGGGAAAAGGGGATCACGATCAAAAGCCACGCGATCCAGATCAACTATAGGCACAAAGACGGACAGGAGTATATCCTGAATCTGATCGATACCCCCGGGCACGTGGATTTCAGCTACGAGGTCAGCCGGGCCCTGGCCGCCTGCGAAGGCGCCCTGTTGCTTGTGGATGCCACCCAGGGTATACAGGCCCAGACCATTTCCAACCTCTACCTGGCAATTGAGAATAATCTGGAGATCATCCCTGTCATCAACAAGATCGATATGGATGGCGCCATGATCGATGAGGTAAAGGACCAGATCATAGAACTTATTGGCTGTAAACCGGAGGATATCTTACTGGCAAGTGGTCGTACAGGGATCGGGGTCGATGCGATATTGGATGCGATCGTGCAAAAGATACCTTCCCCAAAGGGAAACCCGGATGCACCCCTGCAAGCCCTGATCTTTGATAGTGTATTCAACTCCTTTCGCGGAATTATCGTTTATTACCGTATCCTGAATGGGTCTATACAGAAGGGAGACAAAGTAAAATTTGTTTCCACCGGCCAGGAATATGAGGCCGATGAAATTGGTATCCTCAAATTGAAAATGACCGAGAAAAAGGCCGTTTCCTGTGGCGACGTAGGTTATATCATCACCGGTATCAAGGTGGCCAAGGAAGTAAAAGTGGGGGATACCATTACATTGGCCAATAACCCGCACCCGGAAATGATCAAAGGGTTCGAAGAAGTAAAACCCATGGTCTTTGCCGGTATCTTCCCGGTGAATACCGATGAGTTTGAGGAGTTACGCGAATGCATGGATAAACTCCAGCTCAACGACGCCTCCCTCACCTATGAACTGGAAACTTCCCAGGCCCTTGGTTTTGGATTCCGTTGCGGATTCCTGGGTATGCTCCACATGGAGATCATTCAGGAAAGATTGGAAAGGGAGTTTGATCAAACCGTGATCACAACCGTTCCCAACGTAAGTTTTATCGCCTACCTGACCAATGGTGATAAAGTGATCGTCAATAATCCGACCGAATTTCCTGATCCGGTGAAGACCGAAAGGATCGAGGAACCCTTTATCAAAGCACAGATCATCACCAAACCCGATTATATCGGGAATATCATGACCCTTTGTTTGGGTAAACGAGGTATCCTGATCAATCAAAGCTATCTCACCACCACCCGCGTGGAATTGATATTTGAAATGCCCCTGACGGAGATCGTATTTGATTTTTATGATAAACTCAAATCACAAACACGGGGTTATGCCTCTTTTGACTACCATCCGATTGGCTACCGTGACAGTGATATCGTGAAAATGGATATTCTGCTGAATGGAGATAAAGTAGATGCCCTGAGTGCCCTGATCCATCGCAGCCGGGCACAGGAATTTGGGCGCAAACTTTGCGAAAAACTGAAAGAACTTTTACCCCGACAACAATTCCAGATCGCTATCCAGGCAGCCATTGGCGCCAAGATCGTGGCCCGGGAGAGTATCGCGGCCCTGCGTAAGGATGTAACCGCCAAATGTTATGGTGGTGACATCAGCCGGAAACGAAAACTCCTCGAAAAACAAAAGGAAGGGAAGAAACGCATGCGTCAGATCGGGAACGTAGAAGTTCCTCAGGAAGCCTTCCTGGCTGTTCTGAAGCTGGATGATTAGGGGCTTGATAAATGCATGTTTTCCAAAACCACGATATGGGCGGCCCTCTTGCTGGTCGTTTATCTCCTGAATGGCATCCTTCTTATTCCACAATCATCACTTACCTATGATGAAATGGATCATTGGAGCTATGGGAAGAGGATCTTAAAGATTCAGCCCAAGCGGGTCTATCCCTTCGATGATGCCAGCACAATGCCCGTTACGGGTTTAAATGCCATCCCCCGCGCCATCGAACAATTGGCCGATCCCTCCCTTCGCAAATCCGATGCAGGGTTTAGTGATATCCTGCACGGCCGTTACGTGACATTATTTTTATGCCTCCTTACCGGAATACTTATCTGGAGCTGGAGCCGTGAACTGTTTGGAGAATTAGCCGGACTACTTTCCCTTTTTTTATATGTTTTCTGTCCAAATCTGAACGCACATGGCACCCTGCTCACCACCGATGCCTATGCTGCTTTATTAACCCTGGCCACCTTTTACTCCCTTTGGCGATTTATACAGGTTTCACATTGGAAGCGATTCCTGCTCTTTGCCTTTTGCCTGTCGATTGCCCAAGTGGTCAAACCATCTCTTGTACACCTATTTTTTCTGTCCGCGGCAGTTTCCCTTGTCGTTGTATTATACCGGGGAAATTGGAAAACCAATTGGAAGAAACAACTCCTTCGGATAGGTTTGGTCTCCCTGGTACTTTTGTTGGTCATCAACCTGGCCTTCTTTTTTCAGGGTACCGGTCAGTCTCTGGATGGGTACAGCTTCCAAAGCCAAACCTTTAAAAATTTGCAGGCGGGTATCTGGTCATCCATAGCGCTTCCATTTCCAGTACCCTATATCGAGGGTATCGACCTGACCATGTACATGAACCAGTTGGGGGCGGGACATCCGGAAGTATCAGGACCCAATTATTTATTAGGTGAAACGCGAACCGGAAATGGATTTTGGTACTACTATTTTATCAGTTTTATTTTTAAAACACCATTGACTGTGCTTCTCCTGTTGCTGGGCTTACCTGTTCTGCTTTGGAAAAATCCAGCTACCAACAGAGAGACCTGGACGGTATTCCTGCTATTGACCATCTCCCTTTATTTTCTGCTTGTATTTGGACTGACCAATCGGTCTCAGGTAGGAATACGCCACGTATTGATGGTCTATCCTTTGGTGTATGTAGCCCTGGGCTATTGGGCAAAAGCGGTATTCTCCATCAAATGGAAAGGATTGTTGTTTGCAGGAATACTCCTTTATACCGGGTTTTCCTATTATCGTTTTTACCCCAACCTGATCGCTTATCACAATGAAATAGTTGCGGATAAAAAAGTATATACGATCATGGCTTCTTCCAACGTGGATTTTGGTCAATCGGCATTTCGGCTGCAAAAATTCCTAACCAATAATCCTGAATACCGCATTCCGGATTCCATTCCCCAACCGGGAAAATACATCCAGGGTGTGGATGCCTATTTGGGATTGATGGATAAATATAGAATCGATTGGTTGAATGATCATTTTAAACCAGTCGGACAATTTGACCATTCATTTCTTCTGTTTGAAGTGACAGAAGCCGAACTTCGACAAAAAGGAATTCGTTAATGTACGCTTCCCCCCAATCCATATTTGTTATCATCCCCTGCTTCAATGAAGCAAGCGTAATAAAGGATACTGTCGCTGGTGTTTTGGAAAAGGGATACAATGTGGTGGTGGTAGATGATGCGTCAACAGATGAAACGAGACAGCGCTTACAGGGGCTTCCGATTCATTATCTCCGGCATCGGATCAACCTGGGTCAGGGAGCTGCCCTTCAAACGGGATTAGATCATGCTCTTCTAAACGGGGCAGAGTTCCTGATCACCTTTGATGCCGATGGTCAGCATTTACCCGGGGGTATTGCCGGAATGGTAGAGGAAATGGAAGTAAAAAAGGTGGATATCATTTTTGGCTCCCGCTTTCTTAAAGGTTCAGCCTCCACCGTTCCTTCGGGAAGAAAGTGGCTATTGAAGATGGCCCGGTTTGTCAATTACTTTTTTTCAGGAATACTGCTTTCAGATGCTCACAATGGCTTCAGGTGTCTTAGCCGAAAGGCCGCTGAGAAAATACGCCTGCGCGAAAACCGGATGGCACATGCATCCGAGATCCTGATTCAGGTGGCCCGGTTGAAACTAACCTATGCCGAATACCCGGTTAACATACATTACACCGCCTATTCAATGGCAAAGGGACAGGGAAACCGGCATGGGCTGCGAATATTATTTGAATTAATTTTATACAAACTCTTTCGCTGATGACCATTATCCAGGTAATTCTGACAGCCTTTGTGGTACTGATCGCCGTTTATATGTACGTGCGGCTGCGCACCACCTTGTTTGATTTATTGTTGATCCTGGTCTTTGCCGGAGCTGGAGTTTTCTTTGTCATCTTCCCGAACACCACAACACGTATTGCTCACTTTGTTGGCGTAAACAGGGGCGCCGATATGATCTTTTACCTGGCGATCCTCTTTCTTTTATTTCTGGTATTGAAATTATATGCCCGCATCAGGCGGTTGGAACAACAGTTCACGGAATTAGTAAGAGATCGGGTGGAGGCCGAAGTAAATAAGAAATAAGATTACTTATTTCCTCCGCTTTTGAAAAGCGGTTTCTCCACCGGGGCCTGCCCATCTTCCAGTTTAAAATGGAAGATCTTTTCAACATGCACCCATTGCCCATTTTTCCATTGAAACCCTTCATAATCCCCATCGGGTATATAGGTCCATTTTTTTTCGGGCTCTCCATCTTCCGGTATCAGGTGATCGAATACGATCATTTGCAGGTCCGGATCATAGGCTAAAATAATGCGGGCATCTTCCTTATATTCC from Chitinophagales bacterium carries:
- a CDS encoding glycosyltransferase family 39 protein — translated: MFSKTTIWAALLLVVYLLNGILLIPQSSLTYDEMDHWSYGKRILKIQPKRVYPFDDASTMPVTGLNAIPRAIEQLADPSLRKSDAGFSDILHGRYVTLFLCLLTGILIWSWSRELFGELAGLLSLFLYVFCPNLNAHGTLLTTDAYAALLTLATFYSLWRFIQVSHWKRFLLFAFCLSIAQVVKPSLVHLFFLSAAVSLVVVLYRGNWKTNWKKQLLRIGLVSLVLLLVINLAFFFQGTGQSLDGYSFQSQTFKNLQAGIWSSIALPFPVPYIEGIDLTMYMNQLGAGHPEVSGPNYLLGETRTGNGFWYYYFISFIFKTPLTVLLLLLGLPVLLWKNPATNRETWTVFLLLTISLYFLLVFGLTNRSQVGIRHVLMVYPLVYVALGYWAKAVFSIKWKGLLFAGILLYTGFSYYRFYPNLIAYHNEIVADKKVYTIMASSNVDFGQSAFRLQKFLTNNPEYRIPDSIPQPGKYIQGVDAYLGLMDKYRIDWLNDHFKPVGQFDHSFLLFEVTEAELRQKGIR
- a CDS encoding DUF2202 domain-containing protein; this translates as MKTKHGVLVLLAFPVLMSAMCNKEKVSTNNNTQMGNGSGYGLNQAFNLPAEPLSAPESESLLYMREEEKLARDVYKTLYAKWGSFVFSNIQSSEQRHMDAVKMLINKYGLTDPVVSDAVGVFTNTHLQQLYDQLVAKGSVSVAEAFQVGATIEDLDLFDLAKALQAIDNQDIRLVYDNLSRGSRNHLRAFYSNILAQSGTYTPQFIDQVLFDSIVNSGVETGRGCQTGGLDCIT
- a CDS encoding DUF2304 domain-containing protein, with translation MTIIQVILTAFVVLIAVYMYVRLRTTLFDLLLILVFAGAGVFFVIFPNTTTRIAHFVGVNRGADMIFYLAILFLLFLVLKLYARIRRLEQQFTELVRDRVEAEVNKK
- a CDS encoding glycosyltransferase family 2 protein gives rise to the protein MYASPQSIFVIIPCFNEASVIKDTVAGVLEKGYNVVVVDDASTDETRQRLQGLPIHYLRHRINLGQGAALQTGLDHALLNGAEFLITFDADGQHLPGGIAGMVEEMEVKKVDIIFGSRFLKGSASTVPSGRKWLLKMARFVNYFFSGILLSDAHNGFRCLSRKAAEKIRLRENRMAHASEILIQVARLKLTYAEYPVNIHYTAYSMAKGQGNRHGLRILFELILYKLFR
- the lepA gene encoding elongation factor 4; translation: MKNIRNFCIIAHIDHGKSTLADRLLQVTNTISERDMMDQVLDDMDLEREKGITIKSHAIQINYRHKDGQEYILNLIDTPGHVDFSYEVSRALAACEGALLLVDATQGIQAQTISNLYLAIENNLEIIPVINKIDMDGAMIDEVKDQIIELIGCKPEDILLASGRTGIGVDAILDAIVQKIPSPKGNPDAPLQALIFDSVFNSFRGIIVYYRILNGSIQKGDKVKFVSTGQEYEADEIGILKLKMTEKKAVSCGDVGYIITGIKVAKEVKVGDTITLANNPHPEMIKGFEEVKPMVFAGIFPVNTDEFEELRECMDKLQLNDASLTYELETSQALGFGFRCGFLGMLHMEIIQERLEREFDQTVITTVPNVSFIAYLTNGDKVIVNNPTEFPDPVKTERIEEPFIKAQIITKPDYIGNIMTLCLGKRGILINQSYLTTTRVELIFEMPLTEIVFDFYDKLKSQTRGYASFDYHPIGYRDSDIVKMDILLNGDKVDALSALIHRSRAQEFGRKLCEKLKELLPRQQFQIAIQAAIGAKIVARESIAALRKDVTAKCYGGDISRKRKLLEKQKEGKKRMRQIGNVEVPQEAFLAVLKLDD